The genomic interval tattctttatcttgcgttgcttctttatttgtattgttggctaatagtttttatttttattttttataaggccacctcatcttaaaaaaaaatcaattcatattttttatcaatttcatcaagtgtaaagtaagaaaaaaggtaatagtaattttttttaaaaatcgcGTGAAGCacggttctattttctagttaattaaaaatttgagatatACAACAACgttacaagaaaagaaaaatccaagACTCGACTTAATTAATGAAGTATTATTATTCCTTTACatagaatcaaatcaaattccaTCCAAATTCTACTGTTAGAGACTTTATTagatactaataaataatttgctCTTTACTTctaaatacacaaaaaaattaataataataaaataatgacacCACCCAACAACCAAAATAAACATTTCAGTCCCACCGAACCCACCTGCAGCTAAATGAATACCGATCGCAAGAACCCAGATGCTTTTATGAGTTATAACTAGCTACTAGTAAAGAGTAAAGACTAAAAGCAGGTTCATTAAGgtgtctttttattaattatgtcgGCCCCTGCAATAGCAAATGCACACACTTTTTCCtgccattaatattaatggcaTCCAACCCTAATCTCAGAATTAAGTGCCTTACCCATAGACcttatttacttttacttATACGCCCCGTCCAATCAAAATATAGACAAAttcgattcatttatttatcttttacgACCAACACCAATCCCATTTATTGAAGAATAAAAGAGCTAGTGGCCGTGGAAGGTTGGCTGCCATAAGCTATGGTAATTTTCATGACACCTccacttttaaatttaaaaatttaaatattcgGTAGTCTTGATCATCGTACTCGAACTGAACATCAAAACTAAATgaacttttatcttttaacaaATGTCCCACCCCAGCATAATCTCATCTTCCATAGAACTAGTTTTCactttactaataaatatgtttccttaacacattttaaaaaaggtaaaaacttatttaatttttatattttaatattagtatttatttggtccctatatttttaaaaatacctcaaaacatctctgccgttaaagtattgatactcataccgttattttttatttctgttggcttacttttacaatattacccttttataatttttttgtttggacattaataaaaaaataataattaaattaccaatttaaccctaaaaaataaaaaatgatattaatttttaattgtcaaaaattaaattattactttttatttcttttggcttacttttataatgttagccttttataatttttttatttggatattaataaaaagaaaataattaaattaccaatttaaccctaaaaaataaaaaaaaatattaattttaattgttaaaaattatatgcaaactaccaagtgtgcaaatggtgcttgcaaaaaaattaatataattttttttttattttttagggtcaaattgataatttaattatttttttattaatgtccaaataaaaaaattattataaagggtaatattataaaagtaaaccacaagaaataaaaagtaacggtttgtgtatcaatactttaacggcagAGATGTttcgaggtatttttaaaaatatagagactGAACGGatactaatcttaaaaatacagggactaaatgaacttttaaccttttaaaaataagaaagaattttggAAGTGAATGAAGAGTTGTTTAATTTGTCAGCCTagatatgaaaataaagatcAGAATTGGGAGCGACAAAATGCACACAATTTATACAGGCGCCCTCGTTAAAACCCTAATTATATCATCTAAATTCTAATGCCATGTGACTTTACAGGGGGTGCGCTTTAATTGTCCGCGAGCAGAGCTGgcaataaagtaaaagcaatGGCGCGttctaaaacatttttttaatgtttaataaattaaaatgtcaaaaaaaaaaaaaatttaaaacacaaCACGAAGAGAGCGTAGACCATTGGCAAGATTCACAGCTCACAAGCACATGGATGGTTTAATTAATGTGTTCACAACTGCCCACACGCTTATATTAGTTGCCTCACATTCTCTCCATGACTACACTAcgctttctctttctttttaaaattttcttttcttgatttcCATTTTCTATCTTATTTTCCTTCACTTTCTATATCTAGAAAGAATCACCCCAATCAATTCCACGGTCTTTCGTTTAATTCACGCCATCAAAGTTGATGCTTTTCACAGATGGGTAATTTGAGGAATTAACAGGAAACATTATTGGGCATTATAAAGTAGTTTTTTAATTGACTGACTTGAATGAATGAGCGAGAATAATTTATCCAATAAAGTAATCTTTATTGTTCCATCAAGTCAAGAATGTAACTAAATAGTTAGCTATAATGAGTGAACATGCTGAATATATCCATTTAATTGTCAAGATTTTACTTCATAagcctttttaattttcacaacaTACATATGATTCATTTTGACTAAGGTAGTAAACTTTTGCTGGCgtgacaaaattttattattattattatttaatattacatCACAATTCTTTTAAACacatataataaattgatCTCAACCAacaagatttataaaataaagatgaacacaattcaaaaattaactcAGAGGCAAAGAATTctacttattttaaataaatttttaaaaaattattcctaAATTATCTTACCATACGATAGTACATAAATACTCAAGTTGTAGGGTATGGTACCTTTAAGGTACCATAATTGCAGATCGGATTTTAAACCCCTCCccacaaatttaataaagcatGCTATGATTGTTGCTCATAGTCTTTGAcccaaattattcaattttaaagcCATGTGCACAAATTATAGGAGAGTAATAACATATCACTTTAGCATTATCAAATGCTattgttcttcaatttctttaatcCTGATAATGGAACCCTAATTTGTTCAGTTTTGGATTTTCTCTTGTCATGTATACTCACATTCCCACAATATATAATAGACCACAACATTCCCACACCAagtacaagttttttttttaaatccaaaattgtacacatcatcaccatcatcatcaacatgtAAGAACAAAACTAATACCAACAAGAATACaagatacaaaataaataaataaagagaaagaaacaaaaatttatacaacaatcacttgattattattatttttttttcaaattctacCTATCTTTTACTCAATTGTATCAAATAATGCTAACAGTTCTTATAAACAGAAGAATCTACTTCACATGAACaaattatcttcataattATAGAATAATCAACATCatgattactattactattactgTTGCTATTGCTATTACCGCCACGTTGTATTAACCCACGAGCCGCTGCTGACTTGGAACTCGACCCAGTGAGTGAACTCGCGTCTGGGATCGACTCAGTGGAAGTAATCAAATTAATGTTCTTCAAAACATGCTCATTACCGACGAGCTGACTCAAGACACCTGACTCAGTGACCGAACTCTTCTTCTTGTGCTGCATTGCGGCTCTCACAATTTCGGTCAACATCGCATTGGATAGTCTCCGAACACCTTTAGCCCCACCCGTTATGATCGCCGAGTTAACCGAGTGGTGAGACTGAGTTTTGTCCGAGTTTCTCTTGCTATGCTTGTCCCACGACTTCAACGAGACATGTACCGACTCGGGACTCTTACTCCTCACTCGGCCAAGTGGGTCCCCGAGCAACAGCAAATGCTTTGTGTCCACCAACGCTACGTGCTTAAAATTTCTCCTGACTCGTCCCAACAGCATCGGATAACAAGCCCATCTTCGTAAACTCATCGGAACGTGATCAAAGAACCCAGCAAGCGAGTTCTCCGGATCCAACTCGGACACTTCGAAGCCAACCATTGACCCGTAACTCAGCCGAGTCAACTCAGCCCCTTGACTAGTTCCATCATCATCTCCCACCACTGTTGACGAGTTACTGTAATTCCCACGAATTCTTTTACCCCACAAAGGCTCCTCAACTTCCTTGTTACTGTTGATATTATTCTTCACAGCTTTAACGAACTGAGTCAAATTAAAACTCAACACCGAGTCGGCGGCCCTCCTCCTCCTCGCCTTGGtgctgttattattattattattattattattaccattattactaatattcagTTCCTTGTAATGCTGTACGAGTTTCAAGAAAGAGTCGTTCTCTTCTTTGATCaaagaatcaaattttttcGAGGACACGCCGAAGAGAAATGCCGCGTCGGCCTTAGCAGTGAGGCCGGACCGATGCAGGACTCGAAGAAACAAACGGAATTCGTCTTCTTTAACGTCCTCCGTCAAGTGAGCGACGACGAGATCGGGCATGGCCTTAGTGCCGCGGCGGTAGAGGGTGCCCAATCCTTGTAAAGCAAACGGGTTATAATTAGAAGCTGGCTGTTTGTTGTTTCCTCGGAACGGCGTCGTCTTGAGGATGTTGTTGAATAGAGAGTGTCGGCGGGTGTTCGGTTTTTGGGATGATGATGACGATAAGAAACGGCGTGGGGTGTGGATAGAAGTGATGGAGGGTGTGGGGAGGGAGGAGGGTTCGAAAGTGGAGAGAGTGAAGAGGAGGAGAGTGAGGAAGACAGAGAGAGCGCAGATTGAGATCGTGGACTGTGCTTTTGTGAATAAAACGCTCGAGTTTGTTCTTTTGATTGACGGCATTAAGAGACTGTTGCTGGTTGTTTTGTTGCTGTCGACCACACTGTTGTTGTTGGAAGTACTTTTTGTGCTGCCAGTGCTGCCATTGTTGTTGCCATCTTCAGGGAAGAACACTAGAAGAAAGCCCGTGCCCCAGTTTtcgctgctgctgctgctcttTGGCTTGTCTTTTGCTGTGAAAGTGAAAcccatctctctctctttctctctttctccttttctcTTTCACTCCGTTTGATTTCTGATTATTTGAGAGCGAATGGGGCGAGCTAGCtagcttcttttttctttctgtacCGTAAATCGCAATAGAAGCGTCCgaaatttagttgtgttattgtgGGGTTGTACATTTATGACGGAACCGtcctttcatttattttatttttttctagtgAAATTGGGCAGTCACCAGaagggaagaagaaaaaacgaATTGGGGCggtagttttttatttgttatattattatttattattgtcttGTTATTagtgtatttaaaatttgataaatgaatGAGGAAAGGAAAGCATGGAAGGTAATGGTGAAGATATGGAAATAAATCAGACCATGATAGTAGCTATAATTCAATGCCGTGTGTATTTTTCAAGATACGCCATTGATTTCTATACaaatttgctttttctttttttaaatttttttaacatgtaAAATTTTCAGTTGGTTATTTTTATGGATTTTCATGGTTAAAAATAGTCAAAAAgctcataaaaatatttataagctcttttttttaagagaaattgttaaaaaaatataagaaatatatatatatacactcaAAACTTGCAAAGAGTCTACTTTTCAATTCAATTGcatgcaaaaaaaataataaataaaccataTGAATTATCAAAGTAAgtttacttaaaatatattcatatttagaagagcataaaaatttataattttactgtGACCCTCTTACATTATTGtcatgttattttttagttaattcatcctttttttcacttttttatttcctatttgtttgataatttttaacattgttACATTACATTTTGtcatatacatatttattgtTGTACCACATTTTTTGAACCTACATTTTCATCCTACGAAAATCATCGTAAAgagtaataaatatattcaacAAAATACACACAAAATGATGACACAATGATCAGATCACATATTCACATATCTTATCCACGCCACACAGTGCAATAAGCCACTTGAGGCTCaagaatttcaatttgtttttcttcttctccaattagttcaaaattattaaatgaaataatcgATCATTGGGCCACGTTACTCATATGCTGTCCTTCTGAAAACATTCTAAGAATTATTTGTGCTATTATTGAAGTATAATAGGAGTGATTCTTGAAAGATCatatatcaatttaaatatttaattaattcactttCATTCAATTAAATCACAAATGCTAGCTATTGATCGTGCCCTAAGAACCGTCCACGCCATCACCCAATACTCTAGTAATTAAGTTATTGATAACGTCTTTGTCAAAATGTGACAATTGATAGAGTTATGGTCATATTCATAACTAAAtgtgtttttcaaaattagtttagaagaaaatattttatattagttttataaaaatagaattttgtgaaaaaaatcactaataatttttgttaaataagtttttgtaaactagaataattttttttttaaaaaaatctatggGATGCAAAAgtccaaattaaatttttgatacCTCGTAAAATTCAAACCGAAGTGGTTGACTGAATAAAATTACCTGAAAATGATTCGATCGGCTCCTTTACTAGACTACTAGTTGattatatacataataaaataggCAAAAGAATAAGGTGGTGaactattaaaaaatgttaaaaaattcaaatttaaatatcttaatttgtttaattaaaattttttaaattaaaatattaagacaTTTTATTCATGAGAAAatatcacatttttttttagcattgctatgttgttaataaaataagaaagaaacaaaaaataaaaatcatgcCGACAATGTGGGAGGTGGTGATTGGCCACTTGTGGACTTTGGTGCTATCAGTTCACGGAACAAAGACTGATGCCCGCGTATCGGGTCCTACGAAATTGAAAGCTTCCTGATCTAAATAACCCTGCAATGGGCATTGACCTCATGCTAACCATACGAACACGTTGCCACACTGTAACTGAGCCCACAGGAGCTCACCAAAAGCAGTCTGCTAGTCACCACCCTTCAACGCGTGGATGACACgtcaatttgtttttaatcgGTACTATAATTCATTAACAGTAATGTCAGATGTCAGAAATTAGCTCAGGTTGTTAACTTTCCTGGTAATTGGTCCGTGTTTATCACGCGCGGGAACCAAGCAGCGGTCTGCGGTTTTTGAGACAAAATAGGATAACAAGATCTGACGGACTAGATCAAATGAGACCATGTAAATCGAATGATGGGTCCCGATGGCCCCTTGATGTCTGTGCCACTATTTTGACGGTGGATCTGAAAGAAGAGGAGAAGAAGTTTCCATGGAAACAAAGCGCACGTGTTACTTGAGTTATGCCAGTTGTTAGTTTTAAAACCAGTCCGTACATCGGGAAATGCACTCCCCTTGACTAGATTGAGGATATTACTAACAACACTGATGTTTGCCTCATGTCAAATTCcgaacttgagaaaacaaaGCCGTTTTAaggattaatttttgttaagatAGATGAACTACTTTCTCTATGTAACAATGCTGTTTTGAGGACCAATTTTTGGTTTTAACTTCATCCAATAGGATAGAAGCAAAGAAAATATGGGACTGAGTCGAGGAACAAATGAATTAAGGGTCCATAGCGGATGGAAAGTTTGTGAAGTCCTTGGTGAGATATTGGGGCAATGAGGTGGAGGTGTCTGATGCTCGGTAATGCCATTGGGCTTGGTGGAAGACTAGATGTGGTCTTACTTCTTCGGAAGATTGATCGGACCAAGATTGTGGAGATTAGCCATAACGAAAAATGCAGCCACTGAAATCAACCATGTTTTGCTTTTAGTGAGAATAATTGAGATTTTAGAAGCAAAGAAAACATGAATAAGATCAAGACAGAAACTTGACgctttaattcaataaacaaaaacaataaaaattaaaataaatctctAACCAAATAATCAAAGAAGGCAAAACTAGCAACCCAGTTAAGAAGGATAGACGCGAACAAAAAGGCTAATGAATGAATATAAAAGACAAAACCTAAATCAGCCAAAGATTGAAGCATTACCTCATGTGCAGAAATGGCCGCCGCTTTGTGAGTGGTTGTGGCTGTCACGTAATGGCTGTCAGTGGTA from Citrus sinensis cultivar Valencia sweet orange chromosome 9, DVS_A1.0, whole genome shotgun sequence carries:
- the LOC102608964 gene encoding uncharacterized protein LOC102608964 translates to MGFTFTAKDKPKSSSSSENWGTGFLLVFFPEDGNNNGSTGSTKSTSNNNSVVDSNKTTSNSLLMPSIKRTNSSVLFTKAQSTISICALSVFLTLLLFTLSTFEPSSLPTPSITSIHTPRRFLSSSSSQKPNTRRHSLFNNILKTTPFRGNNKQPASNYNPFALQGLGTLYRRGTKAMPDLVVAHLTEDVKEDEFRLFLRVLHRSGLTAKADAAFLFGVSSKKFDSLIKEENDSFLKLVQHYKELNISNNGNNNNNNNNNSTKARRRRAADSVLSFNLTQFVKAVKNNINSNKEVEEPLWGKRIRGNYSNSSTVVGDDDGTSQGAELTRLSYGSMVGFEVSELDPENSLAGFFDHVPMSLRRWACYPMLLGRVRRNFKHVALVDTKHLLLLGDPLGRVRSKSPESVHVSLKSWDKHSKRNSDKTQSHHSVNSAIITGGAKGVRRLSNAMLTEIVRAAMQHKKKSSVTESGVLSQLVGNEHVLKNINLITSTESIPDASSLTGSSSKSAAARGLIQRGGNSNSNSNSNSNHDVDYSIIMKIICSCEVDSSVYKNC